In a single window of the Arvicanthis niloticus isolate mArvNil1 unplaced genomic scaffold, mArvNil1.pat.X S10, whole genome shotgun sequence genome:
- the LOC117696047 gene encoding preferentially expressed antigen in melanoma-like protein 1, with amino-acid sequence MSSKPLLTLQELAGQNLQRNEALAIIALEDLPILFLPQLLKQAYDGNHCKVLRSIVSSWPFPRLPLGVLRKRTPYLETQLQVVLEEIDKLLIQKVRPRKYKLRVLDLWSVEQHHLDVWPGSMDDWLPKTTQADPCGSETVLTHLLKEAVDLYLKDRGQSRLFSYLVQWSDRRKGLLQLYCNELQIWSPSHQNYRRLSQKVSLEHVETLGLHSSCSPSFLLNLAPYLRQMRNLCKLALSNIREENFVSPEKRRRIITRFTLQLLKLERLQKLHLDAVCFLEGHLDQLLG; translated from the exons ATGAGCAGCAAGCCCCTACTCACTCTCCAGGAGCTGGCAGGACAGAACCTTCAGAGGAATGAGGCCTTGGCCATCATTGCTTTGGAGGACTTACCCATACTATTCTTACCACAACTGTTGAAACAAGCCTATGATGGTAATCATTGTAAGGTCCTGAGGTCAATAGTGTCTTCCTGGCCTTTCCCCCGCCTTCCGCTTGGAGTTCTGAGGAAGAGGACACCCTACTTGGAGACTCAATTACAAGTTGTCTTAGAGGAGATTGATAAGCTGCTTATCCAGAAGGTTCGCCCCAG GAAGTACAAACTAAGAGTGCTGGATTTATGGTCTGTGGAACAACACCATTTGGATGTGTGGCCTGGGTCCATGGATGACTGGTTACCCAAGACCACTCAAGCAGATCCTTGTGGTTCTGAGACAGTATTAACACATCTTTTGAAAGAAGCAGTGGACTTGTATCTCAAAGATAGAGGCCAGAGTAGGCTGTTCTCCTACCTTGTTCAGTGGAGTGATAGGAGGAAAGGGTTGTTACAGCTGTACTGTAATGAGCTTCAGATTTGGTCACCATCCCATCAAAACTACAGGAGGCTCTCACAAAAGGTGAGCCTGGAGCACGTAGAAACACTGGGCCTGCATTCTTCCTGCAGTCCATCCTTTTTGCTTAACTTGGCTCCTTACCTGCGCCAAATGAGGAACCTGTGTAAACTTGCTCTCTCCAACATCCGTGAAGAGAACTTTGTCTCCCCAGAGAAGAGGAGGCGTATCATCACCAGGTTTACCTTGCAGCTCCTTAAGCTGGAGAGACTGCAGAAGCTGCATCTCGATGCTGTCTGCTTCCTTGAGGGACACCTGGACCAGCTGCTTGGGTAA